A region of the Pseudanabaena sp. BC1403 genome:
TCTAGTCGAGTTCGTTTGCACTGGTTATGGGCAATTATGATTGCCAGTATGACAGGCATGGCGATCGCCTTATTGCAGCTAGGTAATAGCTTTATTAGTTCTGAATACATGCCAATTATTTGGTTGTTAATCGGTGTAACCCTAGTCATCAGCGCCACATTTATCGAAATTGCATAGCGTTAGAGTTTTCAGTGCCTGCGGCGCTGAAAACATATAAAACCGCAAATCTGTACCGCCCGCTACGCGGGCGGTACAGATTTGCGGTTTTATATTTAATTATGCCTAGCTACTTAAATACGCGACAATTAAGACTCCGTGAGAATTGCGGCAAAGCTAAAAAATATTTGGGACAATAAATATGCGACGTGCGGTTTTATGTGGATATTACGGAATGGGGAATGGTGGTGATGAGGCGCTACTTGCCACTTTGCTGCAAATGCTCCCCAATGATGTCCAACCGCTTGTATTGTCTGCTAGTCCTAGAGCCACCGAAAATTTGCATCAGGTCGAAGCTAGCGATCGCTACTCAGTATTTGCATTGATCAATGAACTAAGGCGATCGGATTTATTTGTTTGGGGCGGTGGTAGCTTGATGCAAGATGCCACTAGTGCCAGAAATCCGATTTATTATGGTGGCATCATGGGCTTAGCGCAGGGGATGGGCTTGCAAACGATCGCTTGGGCGCAAGGGGTGGGACCACTGAAGCGCAAGTTGAGTAAATGGATCGCTAGACGCGCTTTTCAGGGATGTTCATCGGTGTCAGTGCGCGATCGCCAATCGGCACAATTATTGGCAGACTGGCAAATTAAGAGTGTGGTCGCCCCTGATCCTGTATGGGCTTTGGATGCAACTCCAATTAATATGTATCGTGATTTATCAAACCCTCGTGTTGCTGTGGTTTTGCGATCGCATCCTGCGCTAACTTCCTGTCGCCTTGCGACAATCACTGAAGCTTTGCAGAAGTTGCAGAAACAAACCAATGCTGAAATTTTATTGATCCCATTTCAGCCATCTCAAGATAAGGCGATCGCCCAAGCAATTTGTGATTCTCTTAATGAAAAGATGCCAAACCACAGTCAAATCATCATTCAAAAAGATCCACGTCGCCTTAAGGGGATTTTCAATGGTATAGATCTGACGATCGCGATGCGGCTACATGGATTAATTATGGCGGCGGCTGAAGGCAGTAATTGTTCAGCAATTAGTTACGATCCGAAAGTTTCTTATCTCATGGAAGATTTAGGAATCTCTGGTTGGGAATTAGAGGATTTACCCGACGATGCGCAGTTACTTACGGATGCTTGGGTTGATCACCTCGAACATCAAAATCAAACTTTAAGCGATCGGGTACTGCAACTCAAACAACAAGCTTTGATTCATCAAAAAATATTAGGTTAGTAAGGTGGGCAATGCCCACCTTACTAACCTAATATTCTCAATATGAAACCGATTTTGGTGTTTCAAGCGCCTTGGGCGCTTGGAACACCAAAATCGTTTTTTTGAAAGCCCACCGTAGGCGGGCTTTCAAAAAAACGACTTTTATAATGAGAATTACTGCCTTACTAATTTTCAAAACCTTGTGTACATAGAATTGTGATAACTTAGAGTACTGTAAACATTTTAGAAATATTTTCGAGAGATATTTTCGGCAACGAGCAAAAACTCCTCGCTCCTCGAAATGTTGCCCTAGAAATCCAAAACAAGCTTACTTAATATGGCAGACATTACAACCCAACAAATTCAAGAGCTACGTGCGAGAACTGGTGCAGGTATCAAAGACTGTAAAGCAGCGCTCGTTGACTCCAGCGGTGATTTTACCAAGGCAACAGAATACCTAAGACAAAAGGGGCTTGCCTCTGCTGTTAAAAAAGCAGCCCGTGAAGCATCTGAAGGAATCGTCCATAGTTATATTCACTTTGGTAGCCGCATTGGCGTGCTAGTCGAAGTTAACTGCGAAACTGATTTCGTGGCTCGTCGTGAAGAACTCAAAGAACTAGCTGATAGCGTAGCCAAGCAAATTGCTGCTTGCCCTAACGTGGAATATGTCAGTGTTGCCGATATTCCTGCTGCTTTTGTAGAAAGTGAAAAGCAAATCGAAGCTGGCAAAGAAGATTTAGCTAGCAAGCCTGCTGCTATCCGCGAGAAGATTGTGCTTGGTCGCATCGAAAAGCGCTTGAAAGAATTGTGCTTACTAGATCAGCCTTACATCAAAGATCAAAGCATCACCGTTGATGAATTGGTTAAACTAACTGCGACTAAGCTTAGCGAAAATGTTAAAGTTCGTCGCTTTGTCCGCTTTGTTGTTGGTGAATAATAAAAAAAATTCGATTTTTTTAGCTCCA
Encoded here:
- the csaB gene encoding polysaccharide pyruvyl transferase CsaB, translating into MRRAVLCGYYGMGNGGDEALLATLLQMLPNDVQPLVLSASPRATENLHQVEASDRYSVFALINELRRSDLFVWGGGSLMQDATSARNPIYYGGIMGLAQGMGLQTIAWAQGVGPLKRKLSKWIARRAFQGCSSVSVRDRQSAQLLADWQIKSVVAPDPVWALDATPINMYRDLSNPRVAVVLRSHPALTSCRLATITEALQKLQKQTNAEILLIPFQPSQDKAIAQAICDSLNEKMPNHSQIIIQKDPRRLKGIFNGIDLTIAMRLHGLIMAAAEGSNCSAISYDPKVSYLMEDLGISGWELEDLPDDAQLLTDAWVDHLEHQNQTLSDRVLQLKQQALIHQKILG
- the tsf gene encoding translation elongation factor Ts — translated: MADITTQQIQELRARTGAGIKDCKAALVDSSGDFTKATEYLRQKGLASAVKKAAREASEGIVHSYIHFGSRIGVLVEVNCETDFVARREELKELADSVAKQIAACPNVEYVSVADIPAAFVESEKQIEAGKEDLASKPAAIREKIVLGRIEKRLKELCLLDQPYIKDQSITVDELVKLTATKLSENVKVRRFVRFVVGE